Proteins encoded together in one Fluviicola sp. window:
- a CDS encoding glycosyltransferase — protein sequence MFLSIIIPTYNRAHLIEHTLKSVLDQSCDDFEVIIIDDGSSDNTEEVVRPYLSEKVRYLRIPNSERGAARNRGTELAKGAYLNWFDSDDEMRSNHVAQVKELCTKHGNPEVVNLMYQIKDSVSGKITPVQSSYTTGQKQRKNFLIEGNYLACNPVIVRRDIALANPFIEDRALSASEDYELWLRLLAKYPFYQSTEITSFLIQHDERSVNTMTNPDKLETRFLTFLKYIDANEELKQFLGTDYPYFVMKNYLILAVDLAYNGHKQKGFFYLKKAFREHKSALKQRVFWATLKHLIF from the coding sequence ATGTTTCTCTCAATCATTATTCCGACATACAATCGCGCACATTTGATCGAACACACGCTGAAAAGTGTTTTGGACCAATCCTGCGATGATTTTGAGGTCATTATTATTGACGACGGAAGTTCGGATAATACGGAAGAAGTGGTCCGGCCTTATCTTTCTGAAAAAGTGCGTTACCTGCGTATTCCGAACAGCGAACGCGGAGCTGCCAGGAATCGGGGAACCGAACTGGCAAAAGGTGCATACCTGAACTGGTTTGACAGCGATGATGAAATGCGCTCCAATCATGTGGCACAGGTCAAAGAACTCTGCACGAAACACGGAAACCCGGAAGTGGTGAACCTCATGTACCAGATCAAAGATTCGGTCAGCGGGAAAATTACTCCGGTCCAGTCTTCCTACACAACAGGGCAAAAACAACGCAAGAATTTCCTGATCGAAGGAAATTACCTGGCTTGTAACCCGGTGATTGTCCGCAGAGACATCGCACTGGCAAATCCTTTCATTGAGGACCGCGCTTTAAGTGCCAGTGAAGATTATGAATTGTGGCTGCGTTTATTGGCTAAATACCCGTTTTACCAATCCACTGAAATCACCTCTTTTTTAATCCAGCACGATGAACGGAGCGTCAATACCATGACCAATCCCGACAAACTGGAAACGCGTTTTTTAACCTTCCTGAAATACATCGATGCCAATGAGGAACTGAAACAGTTTTTAGGAACGGATTACCCGTATTTTGTCATGAAAAACTACCTGATACTGGCTGTAGACCTGGCTTACAACGGTCACAAACAAAAAGGCTTCTTTTACCTGAAGAAAGCTTTCCGCGAACATAAAAGCGCTTTAAAGCAACGGGTATTTTGGGCAACTTTGAAACATTTGATCTTTTAA
- a CDS encoding FdtA/QdtA family cupin domain-containing protein produces MPLSKVKLISFRKIGKPAEGYLSVGESFGEVPFDIKRVFWTYFTPDSITRGRHTHHHTEMILIALSGIIEVTTESITGEKEHFVLKNPNEGLYIPALTWHEMAYSHTAVQLVITNSLYDEKDYIRSYEEFQQMQQK; encoded by the coding sequence ATGCCTCTTTCAAAAGTTAAACTGATATCGTTCAGGAAAATCGGGAAACCTGCAGAAGGCTATTTATCTGTCGGTGAATCCTTCGGAGAAGTTCCTTTTGATATCAAACGCGTTTTCTGGACCTACTTTACTCCCGATAGTATTACGCGGGGAAGACATACCCATCACCATACCGAAATGATTTTGATCGCACTTTCGGGGATTATTGAAGTCACTACCGAATCGATTACCGGTGAGAAAGAGCATTTTGTTTTGAAAAATCCGAACGAGGGCTTGTATATTCCGGCTTTAACCTGGCATGAAATGGCTTACTCACACACCGCCGTGCAGTTGGTGATAACCAATTCGCTTTACGACGAAAAAGATTACATCCGCAGCTACGAAGAATTCCAACAAATGCAGCAGAAATGA
- a CDS encoding acyltransferase, translated as MSEVTIHPLADVQSGQIGAGTVVWQFAVILPQARIGTNCNVNCHTFIENDVVIGDNCTIKSGVYLWDGLRIGNQVFIGPNVSFTNDKYPRSKHYPEAFQQTVIEDGVSIGAGSVILGGITIGKGAMIGAGSLLTKSVPAGELWMGSPARFIRKIND; from the coding sequence ATGAGCGAAGTAACCATTCATCCGCTGGCAGATGTGCAATCCGGGCAAATCGGGGCTGGAACCGTTGTGTGGCAGTTTGCTGTGATTCTGCCTCAGGCACGGATCGGAACAAATTGCAATGTCAATTGCCATACGTTTATTGAGAACGATGTAGTGATCGGGGACAATTGTACGATCAAAAGCGGCGTTTACCTATGGGATGGACTTCGTATCGGGAACCAGGTATTTATTGGCCCGAACGTCAGTTTTACCAATGACAAATACCCGCGTTCCAAACATTACCCGGAGGCTTTTCAGCAAACCGTTATTGAAGATGGTGTGTCCATCGGGGCAGGTTCGGTTATTTTAGGTGGAATAACCATCGGCAAGGGAGCTATGATAGGAGCCGGTTCGCTGCTTACGAAATCCGTTCCCGCCGGAGAATTGTGGATGGGGTCGCCCGCACGTTTTATTCGAAAAATCAATGATTAA
- a CDS encoding glycosyltransferase family 2 protein — protein sequence MELTFSYIIPCYYNEPNIPVTFSRLLENEKLFGDEVAFEYVFVDDGSKDNTWAELQKIHSRHPEKVRLIRFGKNVGSYIAITAGMKKASGDINVVVSADLQDPVELTFEMFKYWKNGFKLVIGQRANNMDGFVSKRTSKLFNSLMRKYAISDLPKGGFDFVLFDKIVKEQVLLTGEKNTNILYLMFILGYPTATIPYVREERKLGKSRWTFKKKMKLFIDSFIAFSFVPIRILSVTGLVFGFLSLVYSIYILINKLIGNIEIEGWSALMITVLFIGSFQMIGLGILGEYLWRVLDEVRNRPQYTIIDEH from the coding sequence ATGGAACTAACTTTCTCCTATATCATTCCCTGCTATTATAATGAGCCGAACATTCCCGTCACTTTTTCCAGGTTATTGGAAAATGAAAAACTATTTGGCGATGAAGTGGCGTTTGAGTATGTATTTGTCGATGATGGCAGTAAAGACAATACGTGGGCGGAATTGCAAAAAATTCATTCCCGACATCCCGAAAAAGTCCGTTTGATCCGTTTTGGAAAAAATGTAGGGTCCTACATTGCAATCACAGCAGGAATGAAAAAAGCAAGCGGAGATATCAACGTGGTTGTATCTGCAGATTTGCAGGATCCGGTTGAGTTGACGTTTGAGATGTTCAAATATTGGAAAAACGGCTTCAAGCTGGTGATCGGTCAACGTGCCAACAATATGGACGGCTTTGTGTCCAAAAGAACGTCCAAACTGTTCAACTCCCTGATGCGTAAATATGCGATTTCAGACCTTCCGAAAGGAGGATTTGATTTTGTATTGTTCGATAAAATTGTCAAAGAACAGGTTTTACTGACCGGTGAGAAGAATACGAATATTTTGTACCTGATGTTCATTTTGGGATATCCCACGGCGACTATTCCCTACGTCAGGGAAGAACGGAAATTGGGGAAAAGCCGCTGGACATTCAAAAAGAAAATGAAGTTGTTCATCGACTCATTTATTGCATTTTCCTTTGTCCCTATCCGGATTCTAAGTGTAACAGGATTGGTTTTTGGTTTCCTGTCGCTGGTTTATTCAATTTACATCCTGATCAATAAATTGATCGGGAATATTGAAATAGAAGGCTGGTCTGCACTGATGATAACGGTTTTGTTTATCGGTTCGTTCCAAATGATAGGCTTGGGGATTTTGGGTGAATACTTGTGGAGGGTTTTGGATGAGGTTAGGAATCGCCCGCAGTATACCATTATTGATGAACATTAA
- a CDS encoding DegT/DnrJ/EryC1/StrS family aminotransferase produces the protein MIKFLDLQKINAQYREALVQKSADLIDSGWYIQGGMLKQFEQELAAYTGSKHAIGVANGLDALTLILKAYLHLGKLQPGDEVLVPANTYIASILAISENGLIPVLVEPDPETMNLDVEAAGKLVSQKTKALLNVHLYGRVSWSDKLEAFLEEHHLLCIEDNAQAIGAEFNGKKTGNLGDASGFSFYPGKNLGALGDGGAVTTNDDELAAMVRIIGNYGSQKKYLNQVKGVNSRLDELQAGYLSVKLPFLDKENAIRRKIARQYIDQISNPKIVLPEFPQDEQEHVWHLFVIRTENREELQAYLLENGIQTLIHYPIAPHKQEAYKEWNELHLPLTEEIHRTVLSLPISPVMEAWEVNKVIETLNAY, from the coding sequence ATGATTAAATTTTTAGACCTTCAAAAGATCAATGCACAGTACCGCGAAGCGCTGGTTCAAAAAAGTGCTGATCTGATCGATTCGGGCTGGTATATCCAGGGAGGAATGCTGAAGCAGTTCGAGCAGGAATTAGCAGCATACACCGGCTCTAAACATGCAATTGGTGTGGCAAATGGCCTGGACGCCCTGACATTGATCCTGAAAGCATATTTGCACCTGGGAAAATTACAGCCCGGTGATGAGGTATTGGTTCCGGCCAATACGTATATCGCATCCATTTTGGCAATTTCGGAAAACGGGTTGATCCCTGTTCTGGTAGAGCCGGACCCGGAAACCATGAACCTGGATGTGGAAGCGGCCGGGAAACTTGTCTCACAGAAAACCAAAGCGCTTTTAAATGTCCATTTGTATGGCCGGGTTTCCTGGTCGGATAAGTTGGAGGCTTTCCTGGAGGAACACCATTTATTGTGTATCGAAGATAATGCGCAGGCAATCGGAGCGGAATTCAACGGCAAAAAGACGGGGAATTTGGGAGATGCTTCCGGTTTCAGTTTTTATCCGGGAAAGAACCTGGGCGCGTTGGGTGATGGTGGGGCAGTTACCACCAATGACGATGAACTGGCTGCAATGGTCCGTATAATCGGAAATTACGGTTCCCAAAAGAAATATTTGAACCAGGTAAAAGGAGTGAACAGCCGCCTCGATGAATTACAAGCCGGATATCTTTCCGTGAAACTGCCTTTTTTGGATAAAGAAAATGCTATTCGCCGGAAAATTGCCAGACAATATATCGATCAAATCTCCAATCCGAAGATTGTGTTACCGGAATTCCCGCAGGATGAGCAAGAACATGTGTGGCACTTGTTTGTCATTCGTACCGAAAACCGGGAAGAATTACAGGCTTATTTATTGGAGAACGGCATTCAGACACTGATTCATTACCCGATAGCTCCGCATAAACAGGAAGCTTACAAGGAATGGAACGAACTTCATTTGCCACTTACGGAAGAAATCCACCGAACGGTCCTGAGCCTGCCGATAAGTCCGGTAATGGAAGCATGGGAAGTAAACAAAGTAATAGAAACGTTAAACGCTTACTGA
- a CDS encoding glycosyltransferase — translation MKRQVLIFSNRKVSSAPRILREIEALKDHFGIHLTGEEAVFQTEHAYSCIYDFRSTADKLKSKSAQWLKQVERSPSYSRIGKYIRENNISLVIFHEPNFLSLALALKKKYGVKIIFNAHEYHPQEFEDLPGWLETEGIYFTELYRSCLPQFDLVINVCESIRLKCLEEFKADSIVIPNAASLKELSVQSNTGFPVRMIHHGVNLPSRKVENMIEIAARLGANYSLDLMLTSVNGNESYDEAIRKKIAETPNVSWKKPVAIHQICSEINPYDIGLFYLEPTNFNYRYALPNKLFEFIQARLAIAISPSPEMKNLVQKYELGVCADDFSINSMVEKISALSREAIQRFKQNSDQAAHLENTEKYNAVYLAKILSLFHN, via the coding sequence ATGAAACGGCAGGTACTTATATTTTCAAACCGGAAAGTATCCAGCGCTCCGCGAATCCTCCGGGAAATTGAGGCTTTAAAAGATCATTTCGGGATTCATCTTACCGGTGAAGAAGCTGTCTTTCAAACAGAACATGCGTATTCCTGCATTTATGATTTCCGGAGCACTGCAGATAAACTGAAAAGTAAATCGGCACAATGGCTTAAACAGGTGGAACGTTCTCCGTCGTATTCCCGCATTGGAAAATACATCCGGGAAAACAACATTTCCCTGGTTATTTTTCACGAACCGAATTTCCTGAGCCTGGCGCTTGCCCTAAAGAAAAAATACGGCGTAAAGATCATTTTCAATGCACACGAATACCATCCGCAGGAATTTGAAGATTTGCCGGGATGGCTCGAAACGGAAGGAATCTATTTCACGGAGCTTTACCGGAGTTGTTTGCCGCAATTTGACCTGGTGATCAACGTGTGTGAATCCATTCGTTTGAAATGCCTGGAAGAATTTAAAGCCGATTCCATTGTTATTCCCAATGCTGCTTCGTTGAAGGAGTTGAGCGTTCAATCGAACACCGGTTTTCCTGTGCGCATGATCCATCACGGGGTGAACCTTCCTTCCCGCAAAGTGGAAAACATGATCGAAATTGCTGCCAGACTGGGCGCTAATTACTCGCTCGACCTGATGCTGACCTCTGTAAACGGAAATGAGAGCTACGACGAAGCTATCCGTAAGAAGATCGCAGAAACACCGAACGTTTCCTGGAAAAAACCGGTAGCTATTCATCAAATCTGCTCCGAAATAAATCCTTACGACATCGGGTTGTTTTACCTGGAACCGACCAATTTCAACTACCGGTACGCCCTTCCCAATAAATTGTTCGAGTTTATCCAGGCCAGGCTTGCTATTGCTATTTCCCCTTCACCGGAGATGAAAAACCTCGTTCAAAAATACGAGCTTGGAGTTTGCGCAGATGATTTCTCCATAAATTCGATGGTCGAAAAAATAAGCGCGCTTTCCCGGGAAGCTATTCAACGGTTCAAGCAAAACAGCGATCAGGCTGCGCATTTAGAAAACACGGAAAAGTACAACGCTGTATATCTGGCTAAAATTCTATCTTTATTCCACAATTAA
- a CDS encoding glycosyltransferase family 4 protein, protein MKVCYIISETDKAVFFEQTALHLKQQNLDVSYILINSTDGALHRFLVENGFTVYTFEAGSLLKSRKTILACKKLLKELAISHVHCHLASANWIGLWAAKLAGIPNRIYTRHSGKPLNLGWKERIIDKVQNRLATKIVAISKNIDELLAGQGISSGKRVLVHHGFELNRFANPDPEEVGRLNRQNNPGHQQPVIGVIARWMEWKGIHYTIDAFSELLKEKPDALLCLFGASENADYASGIRTKLSHLPERNYRVISFENNVFDLYQLFDVYVHVPVNPQCEAFGQTYVEALAAGIPSIFTLSGIAREFVVHEEHALVVPFRDSRAIYEAMIRLLDDETLCTKLKTNGVKRVNELFSFDAYIRQLQTVYSS, encoded by the coding sequence GTGAAAGTATGTTACATCATATCGGAAACCGATAAGGCAGTATTCTTCGAACAAACTGCGCTGCATTTAAAGCAACAGAACCTGGATGTGAGTTACATCCTGATTAATTCCACGGATGGAGCACTTCACCGGTTCCTCGTGGAAAACGGCTTTACCGTTTATACATTCGAAGCCGGGAGTTTACTGAAATCGCGCAAAACCATTCTTGCTTGCAAAAAGCTATTGAAAGAATTAGCGATTTCCCATGTGCATTGTCACCTGGCAAGTGCTAACTGGATCGGTTTATGGGCCGCAAAACTAGCAGGGATCCCAAATCGTATTTACACCCGTCATTCCGGAAAACCATTAAACCTCGGCTGGAAAGAACGCATTATCGACAAGGTTCAGAACCGGCTTGCGACCAAAATCGTGGCCATTTCCAAAAACATCGATGAATTATTGGCCGGTCAGGGAATATCTTCCGGAAAAAGAGTGTTGGTCCATCACGGGTTTGAACTGAACCGGTTTGCAAATCCGGATCCTGAGGAAGTGGGGCGATTGAACCGGCAAAACAATCCCGGTCATCAACAACCGGTTATCGGAGTCATTGCGCGCTGGATGGAATGGAAAGGAATTCACTATACCATTGACGCTTTCAGCGAACTGTTGAAGGAAAAACCGGATGCTTTGCTGTGTTTATTCGGCGCTTCTGAAAATGCCGATTATGCTTCCGGGATCCGGACAAAGCTCAGTCACCTTCCGGAACGGAATTACCGGGTTATTTCTTTTGAAAACAACGTCTTCGACCTCTATCAGTTATTCGATGTTTACGTTCACGTTCCGGTAAACCCGCAATGTGAGGCTTTCGGGCAAACATACGTGGAGGCTTTGGCTGCAGGAATTCCTTCTATATTTACACTTAGCGGTATCGCACGGGAATTCGTCGTTCACGAGGAACACGCGCTGGTTGTTCCCTTCCGCGATTCCCGGGCAATTTACGAAGCGATGATCCGTTTACTGGATGACGAAACCCTTTGCACGAAACTGAAAACGAACGGTGTGAAACGCGTAAACGAATTATTCAGCTTTGATGCGTATATTCGACAACTTCAAACAGTGTATAGTTCCTGA
- a CDS encoding class I SAM-dependent methyltransferase has translation MDLHKTCFVCQSSELRPLTGYYEKHSLVKCRSCKLVFAHKIPSTDELNEHYKNYSYEGNATLSEMTRTAYSKLLDEFEKFRKTNRILDAGCGRGWFLEEAKKRGWEVYGTEFSDKAIEVCSAKGINMKHGALSPDMFEENFFDVITSFEVIEHINNPLTDLEAIHSFLRKDGLLYCTTPNFNSVMRYYLKEKYNVIEYPEHLTYYTKKTLTNTIEEFPFKRMKFLSTGISITRIKQSLGQNQPASAQSSDDNMREAISKKWYLDLAKRILNTFFTWTNTGLTLKAYYIKK, from the coding sequence ATGGATCTACACAAAACCTGTTTTGTTTGTCAGTCTTCTGAACTAAGGCCTTTGACAGGGTACTACGAAAAGCACTCTTTGGTAAAATGCCGGTCATGCAAGTTGGTCTTTGCCCATAAAATTCCCAGCACCGACGAATTAAACGAACACTATAAGAATTATTCATACGAAGGGAATGCAACCCTTTCGGAAATGACGCGCACAGCCTATTCAAAACTGCTGGATGAATTCGAAAAATTCAGAAAAACGAATCGCATACTGGATGCCGGTTGCGGAAGAGGCTGGTTTTTGGAAGAAGCAAAAAAGCGCGGATGGGAAGTTTATGGCACTGAATTTTCCGACAAGGCAATCGAAGTTTGCTCCGCGAAAGGAATAAACATGAAACACGGTGCTTTGTCGCCCGATATGTTCGAAGAAAATTTCTTTGATGTGATTACCTCTTTTGAAGTCATTGAGCACATCAATAATCCGTTGACGGACCTGGAAGCGATCCATTCTTTTTTGCGGAAAGACGGCCTGCTTTATTGCACAACTCCCAACTTCAATTCAGTGATGCGCTATTACCTGAAGGAAAAATACAACGTCATAGAATACCCCGAACATCTTACGTATTACACGAAAAAAACGCTGACAAATACCATTGAAGAATTCCCGTTCAAACGGATGAAATTCCTTTCAACCGGTATCAGCATTACGCGTATCAAACAATCGTTGGGACAAAACCAGCCGGCAAGTGCTCAATCAAGTGACGATAACATGCGGGAAGCAATTTCCAAAAAATGGTACCTGGACCTTGCAAAACGCATCCTGAACACCTTCTTCACCTGGACAAACACAGGACTTACCCTCAAGGCCTATTACATCAAAAAATAG
- the asnB gene encoding asparagine synthase (glutamine-hydrolyzing): protein MCGIAGIISLTGKPVEADHISRMTDAIVHRGPDGDGHWLNENKNLAFGHRRLAIIDLSENGKQPMHYLDRYTITFNGEIYNYLEIKEELLQQGYTFQSDSDTEVLLALYDQKKENCLSDLDGMFAFAIFDKQTQQIFCARDRFGEKPFYYTRFEETFFFASEIKALWAVGIPRNPSKQRVFDYLAFDRMESFEDPESTFFEGISQLKPAHYLVIDLDRKQVGKQINYWKINLSKKSALTFEEAQAEFKRLLTQSIERRLRSDVPVGSSLSGGLDSSSIVSLISGMKSAGQSQHTFSARFPNFKKDEGIYIDLMNKQTGSIPHEVSCTEASLNEVLPRLFDIHEEPFGSTSITAQFKVMQLAKENGITVLMDGQGADEYLAGYSSFYLNYAAELRASGKSALTRFKKLYQDHFGVDLVTGRTFWIDAKYPDLRDLIRKLKNKTQKPVYYKQFTTEFLNSVKTGNYKTGFKNRLNEALLDSLTKNSLQTLLRYADRNAMANSREVRLPFLSHELVEFTFSLPASYKIYEIWTKAILRFSLSDSLPSEIVWRKEKVGFEPPNYKSVSPEEATWAINRLIENKVLDKNHILPGKNWEYVQAAHLYGN, encoded by the coding sequence ATGTGCGGAATTGCGGGAATAATTAGTCTTACCGGGAAGCCTGTTGAGGCGGATCATATTTCACGGATGACGGATGCTATTGTTCATCGCGGACCGGATGGCGACGGCCATTGGCTGAATGAAAACAAAAACCTGGCTTTCGGCCACCGCAGGCTGGCAATTATCGACTTGTCGGAAAACGGTAAACAACCCATGCATTACCTGGACAGGTATACCATTACCTTCAACGGGGAAATCTATAATTACCTGGAAATAAAGGAAGAACTGCTTCAGCAAGGATATACTTTTCAAAGCGATTCGGACACCGAAGTATTGCTTGCGCTTTACGATCAGAAAAAAGAAAACTGTTTGTCCGATTTGGACGGCATGTTTGCTTTCGCCATTTTCGACAAGCAGACTCAGCAAATTTTCTGCGCACGCGACCGGTTCGGAGAAAAACCGTTCTACTATACCCGATTTGAAGAAACTTTTTTTTTCGCCTCCGAAATAAAAGCGCTTTGGGCGGTGGGAATTCCCCGGAATCCTTCCAAACAGCGCGTATTCGACTACCTGGCTTTTGACCGCATGGAATCTTTTGAAGACCCGGAATCTACTTTCTTCGAAGGCATTTCCCAGTTAAAACCGGCTCATTATCTGGTCATTGACCTGGATAGAAAACAGGTTGGCAAACAAATCAATTACTGGAAAATCAACCTGTCCAAAAAATCGGCACTAACCTTTGAAGAAGCACAAGCCGAGTTCAAAAGATTGCTCACACAGTCTATCGAACGGCGTTTGAGAAGCGACGTTCCGGTAGGTTCCAGCTTATCCGGCGGACTGGATTCTTCCAGTATTGTTTCACTGATCAGCGGCATGAAATCGGCAGGGCAATCCCAGCACACTTTTTCTGCCCGTTTCCCGAATTTTAAAAAGGACGAAGGCATTTATATCGATCTGATGAACAAGCAAACCGGGAGTATTCCGCACGAAGTTTCCTGCACGGAAGCATCGCTGAATGAAGTTCTTCCCCGTTTATTTGACATACATGAAGAACCTTTCGGAAGCACGAGTATTACCGCTCAATTCAAAGTGATGCAGCTGGCAAAGGAAAACGGGATTACCGTGCTCATGGACGGTCAGGGAGCCGACGAATACTTAGCGGGATATTCCTCTTTTTACCTGAATTATGCCGCGGAATTGCGGGCATCGGGCAAATCTGCTTTGACGCGGTTCAAAAAACTATATCAGGACCATTTCGGCGTGGATTTAGTCACCGGACGTACCTTCTGGATCGATGCCAAATACCCGGATCTCAGGGATTTGATCCGCAAACTCAAAAACAAGACCCAAAAACCGGTTTATTACAAACAATTCACCACTGAATTTCTAAATTCCGTAAAAACTGGAAACTATAAAACAGGGTTCAAAAACAGGCTGAATGAAGCTTTGCTGGATTCGCTCACCAAAAACAGTTTACAAACATTGCTTCGCTACGCCGACAGAAATGCGATGGCCAATAGCCGGGAAGTACGTTTGCCTTTTTTATCACACGAACTGGTGGAATTCACTTTTAGTTTGCCTGCTTCCTATAAAATCTATGAAATCTGGACAAAGGCCATTCTGCGGTTTTCATTAAGCGATAGCCTTCCATCGGAGATTGTATGGAGAAAGGAAAAAGTGGGTTTTGAACCTCCGAATTATAAATCTGTTTCCCCCGAAGAAGCAACATGGGCCATCAACCGGTTGATTGAAAACAAGGTATTGGATAAAAATCACATCCTCCCGGGAAAAAACTGGGAATATGTTCAAGCGGCTCATTTGTATGGGAACTAA
- a CDS encoding glycosyltransferase: MKILLLGMNYASTLNSLVSGFKESGQDVSAISFEENRSIYNSFENIHCVFPDQKLSWLAYKWKTLRGTRKLYSSVKQADVIHVYSNLTLPTKYEDKLLRFLFLKVAKHKKKFITYVGSEVRIPETDFPGNPFYKKAFQNPAYEYPYESQACSFKHQRKFSELGFELISTPDTLHYISDTFFKSGKMTFHAGAASTSFHKKENPEEIRVVHAPSAPVAKGSSIIRQAMENISARHPQVNYVELQQVSNERYQELVATCDLYIDQVIWGFHGVAAIQAMALGKPVVCYLHEIPLQYIPEDHPIINSNPSTLEATIEKFILNPQLFDDTGKKSIAYYENYHSPKAVAQRLLKTYAE; this comes from the coding sequence ATGAAAATACTCTTGTTAGGTATGAACTATGCATCCACATTGAATTCGCTGGTTTCGGGCTTTAAAGAATCGGGACAGGACGTGTCTGCGATCAGCTTTGAGGAAAACCGGAGTATTTACAACTCATTTGAAAACATTCACTGTGTCTTTCCGGATCAAAAACTTTCCTGGCTGGCATACAAATGGAAAACGCTCCGGGGAACCCGAAAGCTTTATTCTTCCGTTAAACAAGCGGATGTCATTCATGTTTATTCGAACCTGACTTTACCCACGAAATACGAAGATAAACTGCTTCGCTTTTTATTTCTGAAAGTTGCAAAACATAAGAAGAAGTTTATCACCTATGTGGGAAGCGAAGTCCGCATTCCCGAGACTGATTTCCCGGGCAATCCGTTTTACAAAAAAGCATTTCAAAACCCGGCATACGAATATCCTTATGAATCACAAGCATGTTCGTTCAAACACCAGCGCAAATTCAGCGAACTGGGGTTCGAATTGATTTCCACTCCGGATACTTTACACTATATTTCAGACACTTTTTTCAAGAGCGGCAAGATGACTTTTCATGCGGGAGCGGCCTCAACTTCTTTTCACAAAAAAGAAAATCCGGAAGAAATCCGGGTCGTTCATGCGCCTTCTGCACCCGTTGCCAAAGGAAGCAGCATCATCCGGCAAGCCATGGAGAACATAAGTGCCCGTCATCCGCAGGTCAACTATGTCGAATTGCAACAGGTGAGCAATGAGCGCTACCAGGAACTCGTAGCAACCTGCGATTTATACATCGACCAGGTTATCTGGGGATTTCACGGAGTTGCGGCAATACAGGCAATGGCACTGGGAAAACCGGTTGTCTGTTACCTCCATGAAATTCCCTTGCAATACATTCCGGAAGATCACCCGATTATCAACAGCAATCCGTCAACCCTGGAAGCAACGATCGAAAAGTTCATCCTGAATCCGCAACTATTCGATGATACCGGCAAGAAGTCAATTGCCTATTACGAAAATTACCATTCACCGAAGGCTGTTGCTCAACGATTACTGAAAACTTACGCGGAATGA